AGGTGAGGcaattaaaaaggaagaaacaGATGTGAGTAAGGAAGCTGATCATGAGAAGGAAAGTGATGAAAATTCTAAGCTACCAGAAAGCAAATTTGAGTCGACAGCTGATGCTAATGTTGATAAGGAGAAAGTTGATAATCCTAATGAGCCTGACAAACCTGAATCTACTGAAAAGAAGGCAGTGGGAAGTGAGAAAATCAAAGATGACATTAAGACAGTCACGGTAGTGGAGAAGAGTGCAGATGGCATAGAAGTGGAAGGCAATAAGACGGAAAATGAAATGGAAAAACACGTTGGCGATGGAAAGAATGAaaaggatgctgaacctgcatCTTTTAGCTCATTTCAACAGCTCTCCAGTAGCCAAAACGCTTTCACAGGACTTGCAGGAACAGGGTTCTCCAATACTACATTCTCATTTGGAGCTAGTTCAAAAGAGGGATCTCCACTAGGGTTTGGTTCTGAACCAGGTGGTGGTTCTGGTTTTGGTTCTGTCTTTGGAGTAAAAGCTGACCAGTCATTTTTTGGTCTTAGTCTTCCCATTAATGGAAATGCTTCTCCATTCGGTAACCCAGGGTCATCTAGTGTTAAGAAGAGCGAGCCTTCCATGCAAGAGGTTCTCGTTGTAACAGGGGAGGAGCATGAAAAGGCGATCTTTACAGCTGACTCTGTGCTGTTTGAATATCTTAATGGAGGGTGGAAGGAACGTGGAAAGGGAGAGCTAAAGCTCAATATTTCAAGTGGAACTGGAAAAGCTAGACTTGTTATGAGAACCAGAGGAAATTACAGGTTGATTTTGAATGCTTACCTTTATCCTGAAATGAAGCTCGCAAGTATGGATAAAAAAGGCATCACCTTTGCTTGTATGAATAGTGCTGATGATGGGAAAGATGGACTTTCAACAATTGCTTTGAAGTTCAAGGATCCCTCTATTGTTGAGGAGTTTCGAGCTGCCGTGATGGAACATAAAGATAAGAAAGAAGGCTCTTTGAAGACGCCACCAAATTCTCCATGAACTTCAGTTGGCTAATATTTATGGCAAAGATGCATAGAGATTATATTTTCATCACAGGACCCACCCTACAGTTTTCCCCTTTTCTGCCCCTTTgcatagttaaaagaagtagaGAGTATTTGCCCATAGATGGATAACTTATAGTCCTATATAGCAAGTAGAGTCTTCAACATTATGATGTTGTTTATCCCTAGCATTTCTTCTGTCTTTTACCTTTTTGGGATATAACTTGTGGTTTAGCTGTCTCTTATATTGCTTTATATTCCCACGAATTGTAGACAGCTCTAGCCTTCGATCTCATTCTCTCATTTTCTGATGTAAAACTTTATTTTGCCTATGGTTTGCTCCTTGAAATTACAAGCTCTTCAGCTCCTATCTTAATAACACTTTTGAGTATTTAGATGCAACGTGTAATCCCATATGAGGATGGTGGTATGTACTCACTAACCCTTATCTTCTCAAGGTAGAGAGAGACTGTTTTTGATAAACTCTCGGCTCAAATTAAGCATATCAAAACTCAAGTGTGTGAAGAAACCATGCTGAAATCAAATACTCCTTTTGGTCCAATTTATGTTACTCactttttttaagtcaattCCAAAAAGA
This Solanum dulcamara chromosome 8, daSolDulc1.2, whole genome shotgun sequence DNA region includes the following protein-coding sequences:
- the LOC129900656 gene encoding nuclear pore complex protein NUP50A-like — protein: MGDAESLQPSKKRAAVKELSRDNPGLDDDNESSEQENGTFKRASDEVMANRRIVKVRKPASTTTTPSSNPFAVIQLVPPANTNTTPAVTTIEAGNGTTTSKKPEDSNDQGEAIKKEETDVSKEADHEKESDENSKLPESKFESTADANVDKEKVDNPNEPDKPESTEKKAVGSEKIKDDIKTVTVVEKSADGIEVEGNKTENEMEKHVGDGKNEKDAEPASFSSFQQLSSSQNAFTGLAGTGFSNTTFSFGASSKEGSPLGFGSEPGGGSGFGSVFGVKADQSFFGLSLPINGNASPFGNPGSSSVKKSEPSMQEVLVVTGEEHEKAIFTADSVLFEYLNGGWKERGKGELKLNISSGTGKARLVMRTRGNYRLILNAYLYPEMKLASMDKKGITFACMNSADDGKDGLSTIALKFKDPSIVEEFRAAVMEHKDKKEGSLKTPPNSP